The genomic region ACGTCGCGGGGATTCTCCATGACTATTTCTAGGTGTTCGGGAGCATACTCGTTAACAATGCCTATCGCTTGTCCAACGCTGCTCGTAACAACTACGAAGACGAGCCCCATATGTGGTTCCCGAACATGGTCCTTTATCCTCGAGGCAACCTGGTCTGCGAGGCTCTTAGACGGCGTGACGAGGACTGCAGAGGAGAATGCTCCGTGCTCTGCTTGTGCAAGGAGGTCTAGGCTCACTAGCTCGGGGTTAGCCGAGTCATCTGCCAGGATTGCTATCTCGCTTGGCCCCGCAACCATGTCTATACCGGTCTCGGTCGATACTATGAGCTTCGCGGCCTCTACGTAGGGGCTGCCTGGGCCAACAATCTTGTCCACTCGTGGCAAGGGATTAACCCCGAAGGCTAGCCCGGCTACAGCCTGTGCACCACCCACGGCGTAGAGTGCGTCTATTCCAGCAACAAGGGCAGCCGCCTCTATGAGTGGGTGGGCTTTGAACCCCCTATCGCGATACGGTGGAGATGCTGCAACTACTAGCCGCGAGCCAGCGACGCGGGCCGGTATACACGTCATCAAGAGTGTTGATGGATAGGGCTTCGCGCCAGCCGGGACATAGGCGCCAACACGCTCTACGGGACGCCATACGAGTCCATAGCCTTCTCGAACGGTGTCCCGGGGCATTGTTGCTTCGTGGTATTCCCGTATCCTCTTAGCCGCTACCTCCAGGGCCCAGCGAGCCTCATCGCCTATTTCTCGCAGCGCCTCCTCCATCTCGCTCCTCGCTACACGTGGGTCATCGAAGCTTCTTGTGTCGAAGCGCTCAGAGTACTCCCTTACAGCGGCATACCCTCTCTCACGGACATCTTCCACAATGGGCTTAACCTTCTCAATATACTCTTCTAGGCTATACGGTCTCTTCATCTCCCGGATAACAGTCTTCGTATCCACTTGTCTCGCATCAATGTATACTAGGCTACCCATCGGGAGGCCTCACCTCAACACCACGCTCTAAGAGGTATTTCTTGAGGTCAGGTATGCGGATCAACGCCTCATGGAAAACGCCTGCAGCGAGAGCCGCATCGGCTCCCGCAATAGTGAATGCTTCAAGGAAGTGCCGGGGCTCGCCAGCACCCCCACTCGCTATAACCGGTACATTCACTGCCTCAACAACAGCCCCTGTAAGCTCGAGGTCATAGCCCTGCCTCGTTCCATCACGGTCAATGCTTGTTAACAGTATCTCTCCTGCACCAAGCTCGGCTGCTTTTCTAGCCCATTTCACCGCGTCTATGCCGGTGGGTATGCGACCACCCGCTACGTATACTTCCCAGCCGCCCGCGGCACTTCGGGCAGCGTCTATCGCTACTACTACTGCTTGTGAGCCATACTCTTTGGCTGCTTCCTGGACGAGTCGTGGATTCTTAACGGCAGCCGTGTTTATTGACACCTTGTCAGCGCCGCTGTCAAGTAATCGGCCGAAGTCCTCAATGCTACGCACGCCGCCGCCGACAGTAAAGGGCACCGTTATCGTGCTTGCAACGTCCCTTACAACGCGATAGAGGGGTTCACGATCCTCCACCGTAGCAGTTATGTCGAGAAACACTAGCTCGTCAACACCCTCCTCCTCGTACCTTGCAGCAAGCTCTACCGGGTCGCCCTGATCCCTTAGGTTCCGGAACCGAATCCCCTTGACTACTCGCCCCTTATCCACGTCTAAGCAAGCAATGATTCTCTTAGCTGGCATCCAGCCTCACCTCTCCCTTAGTGCTTATAGTCTCGGCGCTGGGTGCGAGTGCTTCTCGCAGAGCCATGCCGAGAGCCTTGAACGCCGCCTCGGCGAGGTGGTGGTTATTCCCCGTGGCGATGGCCCTAACGTGTATTGTTGCACGCATTGCCGAGGCGAGCGAGGATACGAAGTGGTGTATGTTTTCTAGTGCTAGGCCGCCTATCTCTTCCCGGGTAAATGGCAGCTCAACATACGCGCCGGAGCGCCCCGAGACATCTACCGCTGCGAGGACGAGGACCTCGTCCATGGGGACTATCGCGTAGCCAAACCTCTTTATCCCGGCAGATCCGATAGCCCTGGCTATTGCTTCGCCTAGCGTGAGCGCTGTATCCTCTACCACGTGGTGGTCGTCGAAGCCGCGCTTGTCAACCGCCTCAACTGAGCCACTCGCACCCATGTAGCGTAGAAGCGTCTCCAACATGTGGTCAAAGAACCCTATCCCCGTGGAGACTTTCGCGTCACCAGGCTCCAACACTATGTTGACAATTATCTTCGTCTCCCGAGTCTCTCGCACAACTCTTGCCTTCCTAGGCATAGCGAGCAGCCTCCTCCCAGCTAATCTTTCCAGAGTAAAGGGCCATCCCGACGACCACACCGTCTACGCGGAGCGCTTCAAGAGCCTCTAGGTCAGCAATGCTCGAGACGCCTCCCGAGTAGATGAGGAGCCCCTTCACCTCCTTGCGCACGTTTCTTACTCTCTCAAAGCTAGGTCCTCCGAGGGAGCCCTCGACCCATACCTGTGTATAGAACACACCGTCTGCCTTTGTCGAGGCGATTAGCCTCAGCGCCTCCATCGTGCTTAATCGCTCCTTTTCTCTCCAGCCACGGGAGAGGAGACGGCCGTCACTATCCTCCTCCACCGCTGCTAAGACCTGGCAACCAGTAGTATCTACCACATCGTCGAGGAAGCCGGGGCTGTGGAACCACGCGGACCCTATTACTAGTCTCCTCACACCCTTGCTACACGCCTCAATCGCTGCCTCAATGCTGCGGATTCCTCCGCCAAACTCAATGCTAACACCTATATCGTTGGCTATTTTCTCTACTATACTGAGGTTCCAGGGGCTCGGTGCACCCTTCTCAGCACCATCTAGATCAACCACGTGGATCCACTTGAAGCCGTAGCTCGCTATGCGCTCCGCCAATGCCAGGGGGTCTCCGAGCCGGAGGCCGGTGCCCCTCACCCCTCGTACACGCTTAACCGCCTCACCGGCCTCCAAGTCTATTGAGGGTAGGAGCTTCACGGTATCACCCTCTCAACGCTCAGTACGAGTATGTCTCTTGCACCCCTCTTCTTAGCCTCAAAAACAACCTTGGACAATTTATCAATAGGCACAACAGTCATAACCTCCCACATAGGCTCCGGCGCCTCTATGCGTGCAAGCGTCGGGCCACTCATCGATGGAAGGACCGAGAGGACCTCATGGAGAACCCGGTCTGGCACATTCATGAGCACGAGCTTGTGCCTACGGGCTCTAACAACACTCCTCAACGCCTCTATTACCTCGTTAACCGTGTCCTCGTCGTCGCGCACCAACGGGCTCTTTATGAGCCGTGCACTTGTCTCAAGAACGGTGGCAATGGGCACAAGGCCGTGAAGCCTCATAGTGGTCCCGGTCGACACTATGTCAACAACAGCGTCACATGCACCAAGGCTAGGCATAACCTCTGAGGCACCGCTTATCCTTAGAATCTCGGCAGCTATCCCATGCTCCTCGAAGAACTTCCTGGCAATATTGACGTACTTTGTAGCCACTCGCACACCGTCAGGTAGTTCTTCGAGACTCCTTATCCCGCTGCTACGCGGCACCGCGACAACAAGCCTTGCACGACCAAATCCTAGGTCGGCTACTTCTTCTACCCGTGCACCCGACTCAACAACGTAGTCTCGCCCAGTGATGCCTAGCTCGGCTGCACCCGAAGCAACAATGCTCGGGATATCCTCGGCCCTCACATAAACTATTTTCACATCCTCCCTACTCGTCGGGACCACAAGCGCCCTATCAGAGTCACCGTACAGCGGCTCAATGCCCGCAGACTCCAAGAGACGGAGCGCAGGAGCACGTAGCCTACCCTTGTTGGGGACAGCTATCCTCAGCATCGCCAATCATTATCCCTCGCCACGATTCTTTTCCTGGGAGAATAGAGGCCGCAATCCGAAGCCGTATTTGCTCGAGGCGGGCCGTGCTTCACATCTGCTGCATCAACATCCTTCTCTTCGAGAAGGAGGCTTAGGGACGAAGAGAACAAGGAGACCATCGTAGGCCGAGGCATGTACATCTTATCCTGTATGAACGCACATCTCCCTTCACCCTTGCCTCGATAACGGGCTATGCAAAGCCCACTCCTTTGTGGAGGTTAAAGAGGTTACCCTCGAGAGGGGTGCGGCTTCCAAACCACTCTTCATGCAAGACTAGTCAAAGATCTGTAAGCTTTCCTCAAAGAGTGCAGGGCTAACGACTTTCGGTTAGCTGATATTCTTCATCCTTTTATCTCCGATAACGTTTTTAGAAGTATCTCGAGCTCGCCTCGTGCCCCGATCGTTATCCGTGCCCATGTGTCGCCAAAGGGTACTCGGCGAACCATTACACCGCGCTCGGCGAGCCTGTCCACAACATTGTCTATGCGGGTGTCTACTAGGACGAAGTTCGTCCAGCTCCTATAGGGCTTCATTCCGAGGGCTCCTAGGTGTTCCCGTAGCCATTCCCTTCTCTCAGCAATATTCTCAACGATTTTCTTGAAGATGTTCCTGCAGCCTAGCGCAGCTATGGCGGCTGCTATACTGGTGCGCGGCATGGGGAAGGGGGCTAGGAACTTCCAAACAGCGTCGCGAACATCCTTTGCGGCTACCAGGTAGCCTATGCGGAGCCCGGCGAGCCCGAAGGCCTTGCTAAAGGTCCTAGTGACGACGATGTTGCTGAACTCGCTCACTAGGTCTATGACGGTTTCTTTGCTGAACTCGTAGTAGGCCTCATCAACTACTACGAGCCCCCTCGTGTTTTCCGCTATGCTAGCTATCGTTTCTCTGTCGAACAAGAGGCTGCCCGTAGGGTTGTTTGGGTTATCTATTACGACTAGTTTCGCGTTCTTCGCCTCCTCGAGGAACGCGTCTCTATCAACGCACCACTTGTCACCGCACTCCCTTAGAGGAGTCTCACGGTACCGTGCGCCGCTTAGCGAGGAGTAGACCCGGTACATTGAGAACGAGGGGGCAGCTGCTACGACTACGTCGCCTGGGTCGAGAACTGCTTCGAACAAGGATCTTAGCAGCGCGTCACTGCCCGGGCCGAAGGCTATGTTATCTCTACTTATACCAGTGTACT from Pyrofollis japonicus harbors:
- the hisG gene encoding ATP phosphoribosyltransferase codes for the protein MLRIAVPNKGRLRAPALRLLESAGIEPLYGDSDRALVVPTSREDVKIVYVRAEDIPSIVASGAAELGITGRDYVVESGARVEEVADLGFGRARLVVAVPRSSGIRSLEELPDGVRVATKYVNIARKFFEEHGIAAEILRISGASEVMPSLGACDAVVDIVSTGTTMRLHGLVPIATVLETSARLIKSPLVRDDEDTVNEVIEALRSVVRARRHKLVLMNVPDRVLHEVLSVLPSMSGPTLARIEAPEPMWEVMTVVPIDKLSKVVFEAKKRGARDILVLSVERVIP
- the hisF gene encoding imidazole glycerol phosphate synthase subunit HisF, which codes for MPAKRIIACLDVDKGRVVKGIRFRNLRDQGDPVELAARYEEEGVDELVFLDITATVEDREPLYRVVRDVASTITVPFTVGGGVRSIEDFGRLLDSGADKVSINTAAVKNPRLVQEAAKEYGSQAVVVAIDAARSAAGGWEVYVAGGRIPTGIDAVKWARKAAELGAGEILLTSIDRDGTRQGYDLELTGAVVEAVNVPVIASGGAGEPRHFLEAFTIAGADAALAAGVFHEALIRIPDLKKYLLERGVEVRPPDG
- a CDS encoding 1-(5-phosphoribosyl)-5-[(5-phosphoribosylamino)methylideneamino]imidazole-4-carboxamide isomerase; its protein translation is MKLLPSIDLEAGEAVKRVRGVRGTGLRLGDPLALAERIASYGFKWIHVVDLDGAEKGAPSPWNLSIVEKIANDIGVSIEFGGGIRSIEAAIEACSKGVRRLVIGSAWFHSPGFLDDVVDTTGCQVLAAVEEDSDGRLLSRGWREKERLSTMEALRLIASTKADGVFYTQVWVEGSLGGPSFERVRNVRKEVKGLLIYSGGVSSIADLEALEALRVDGVVVGMALYSGKISWEEAARYA
- the hisC gene encoding histidinol-phosphate transaminase, which translates into the protein MVSTVMIIRKWVREAPVYEPRDYSRDTVARLDLNENPEPPPQCIVDAILEEARRANRYPEKNMYNQLLDGLSEYTGISRDNIAFGPGSDALLRSLFEAVLDPGDVVVAAAPSFSMYRVYSSLSGARYRETPLRECGDKWCVDRDAFLEEAKNAKLVVIDNPNNPTGSLLFDRETIASIAENTRGLVVVDEAYYEFSKETVIDLVSEFSNIVVTRTFSKAFGLAGLRIGYLVAAKDVRDAVWKFLAPFPMPRTSIAAAIAALGCRNIFKKIVENIAERREWLREHLGALGMKPYRSWTNFVLVDTRIDNVVDRLAERGVMVRRVPFGDTWARITIGARGELEILLKTLSEIKG
- a CDS encoding imidazoleglycerol-phosphate dehydratase, which translates into the protein MPRKARVVRETRETKIIVNIVLEPGDAKVSTGIGFFDHMLETLLRYMGASGSVEAVDKRGFDDHHVVEDTALTLGEAIARAIGSAGIKRFGYAIVPMDEVLVLAAVDVSGRSGAYVELPFTREEIGGLALENIHHFVSSLASAMRATIHVRAIATGNNHHLAEAAFKALGMALREALAPSAETISTKGEVRLDAS
- the hisD gene encoding histidinol dehydrogenase, with translation MGSLVYIDARQVDTKTVIREMKRPYSLEEYIEKVKPIVEDVRERGYAAVREYSERFDTRSFDDPRVARSEMEEALREIGDEARWALEVAAKRIREYHEATMPRDTVREGYGLVWRPVERVGAYVPAGAKPYPSTLLMTCIPARVAGSRLVVAASPPYRDRGFKAHPLIEAAALVAGIDALYAVGGAQAVAGLAFGVNPLPRVDKIVGPGSPYVEAAKLIVSTETGIDMVAGPSEIAILADDSANPELVSLDLLAQAEHGAFSSAVLVTPSKSLADQVASRIKDHVREPHMGLVFVVVTSSVGQAIGIVNEYAPEHLEIVMENPRDVVNEIRNAGAVSLGEPVAYMDYAAGPSHVLPTSGAARWRGGLSVYDFLKPIALVSAVDEETLDAAIVLARLEGFRFHAESLEARKKAR